CACCCCAATTCGACAGAGCTATGAACTCCGCAAACTTCGTGCCGAGAACTTGCGACTCAAAGAGAGATTACATTCCTTGAGAATCCCCGTCGATAGCGAAGATGCCGCGCATGCGCAAGCTGTAGATTCGCAATTTGGCGAAAAGCCTCCTTCATGGCATAAGCGGAAGCAACAAAGTTTTCAAGCCTCCGAATCATGTGATAACATTTACTTTGGCTCGCCTGGGTTGGCCACTGTGATCAATGAAGTAGGCAAACCGAATAGTGTCCAGGGCTCAGGCTGACTGAAATCCAGTTTGCGTCCACCAACACAAGTATATCGACGACATTGGCACACGTTATGCCCCAACCTGCAGATATGTTTGCTACGGGAAACTCCTCAACCTATCCTTTTGCGACTATCTTCAGTGCATCACTTGAAGACTGCATACCTCAACTTCTGGGTTGCCTGCCTGCAAAAGACGATATGCTGCGGTATTTGAGTGCTTTCGAAAAACAAGTTTGTACTCAAATACCTGTAGAGATTACTAAAACCGAGGTGGAACGTTTCTTGTCTCGCGCAAAAGAAAATTCCCAGCAATGTCCGGCTATGTTGGGCTTACTGTTGGCGGTCATCGCATTGGGTGCTCAGCACTCGGTCTGGGGCAGGAACAGTGAGAGCTGGGATGCCGATGTAATGAGAGCGGAGACCAGGGCGGGCAATGTCTACAGTAGGTGAGGAGAACACCAGAAGATCAAACCTGACTTGCATCTAGTTGCTGCTGCAATGCAAGCTTTACGATTGGCTTCCTTCATGCACAAGCCGTCTCTGTTGGCTATACAAGTGCTGGTCATGATCGGAAAGTACCTCATCAACAGTGGAAAATACCTGGATGCCTTCACGCTGTTTGGAACGACCATTAGGCTGGCCCACTCTATTGGCCTTCATTGCCACCCCAAATATCTCGACCCTTCACCCTCAACGGCCAGGGACATCACAACAAGGCAAAGAATTTGGTGGTATATGCTACGTGTTGATGAAGAGTTCTCCGTGACGCTGGGACGACCCTTAGGCATAAGTGGAATTGGAACTTGCTGCTGGCCTCAGGAACTCACAACCGACCCAAACATAGTGCGCTTTGGTGAATATATCAATCACTTTACGCTCTTGGCAAGGCAGATACTCAGCAGCGATCGGCTGACAAACCCCCGAATCGATGAGTTCACAGATGCACTCCGGGCACTATCAGAAACACTACCTGAGACACTACGATTCGACAATTTATGGGCCAACTCGGATATTGACCTGCCCCTCGGATCTTGGCCATTGAGTGCCATGGCTGTTGGTATGTTGTGAACCCTGTTATCGTTACTTTGGTCCAATCTCCAAGGAGTTCGTCGCGTATTCCGCCAATACGATCACCACATGGATGCAAAGTCAAATCTATCCTGCTTCAATCATATACAGGACAAAGTAATTACCCTACAGTTTTGCTCACACGTCCCAGTCTACTATTGTAAGATGAATACCTATCTCATCCTACTGAACCGCCAAAGAGTCGAGAAACACACACGTTCTTCTGCTACTTTCGAAAACATAGGCACGATTTCGGCCTTTACAGCTCTGAACCATACCCCTCTGGTTTATCCGTCACCATCAAGGTCAAGACAAGCATCGCTCCGGGGCCGCTCTTTAGTGATCGCTTCATCCGAAGACATTATTTTTGCCTTTTTATTCTTCCACAAAAGGCAACCATTAACACTGGTTGATTGGACCATAGGACAGCAAGCTTTCAATAGCTGCATGATCCTCTTACTCGATGCAATAGAACGCCGGACTATCACATTTGGCTCTTCAAAAGCGGAAGAAGCCTTGCATGTTTTCAGGATACTCAAAGATAACAATGTGCACAAGTTTGCTGGATGTGCGGTTGACAGAATCGAGAAAGGCTTAAAAGAACTACACGACACCGTCACAAAAACCAACAATGACGACCATCATGCAAAATTTCAGCAAGGGAACAACATCATATTCTCGGGAGCCGCACAAAATAAGGCAGAGTCAGGCTCGGGTGGTGTGGAGACAGTGATGGGTCGCACTGGGATGCTACTGATCGAAGGCGCGGGTTTGCAAGCCTTCGTAAAAGAAGAGTTTTCTCCTACTATCTGGGGTCCGCCTTGTCTTGCGAGAGATTCCAAGGGCGAACTTTATACGTCATCATACCACAGCGAAGCCATACAGACATCGGAGTTGAAGGCGGAGAccatacttgtcaacgagcgagccggctcgctcagctcgctcggcttggacgttttgaccaagccgaatgagctgagcgcgcagtgcgcgcttgcaagccgagcgagcttagggataggcgctcgctcagtcagcttgcttagcttggttggatggggcggttggaaacttggggctgaaggacttggtggaggggcaatctcacgatgatttttaggtgtagtgcgtaagttcgaaacctagttataacctaaaatacactcttttttgctatatttctagcaaataagctactaaatttccggctaacggcctggcaacaatattctccttctgcgacacttcacttactacttatcacccaccacactcacctatactccatcaacgcgtctctatttgcagctattatctacctcgccgttgctataatgccagcaaaaagaacacgcgttaatgctctagaaatcgcgacaacttcgaagcgccctagagtcgcagcgcgtcatcgcgggactgccagccaacctgtgctagtcgatactcggccattctcaccatctccacctcctccaccgctgtcgccgcgtcaagctctcgtcgccgcgccacaagcaccaaattttgaagcgaccctccgagagtcgcgcgccgaagagacaatcatcccaccacctgagggcagcgagcatgccactgttgcagcttcaggagcagctagcgaggctgtcgacgagggtttcgtatgggtagaggacaaatacgacggctttaattggagtcgctacccaaagcactgcaagccgcccacatcactttcgaaccgagcaagctgggtatacagccatggctatcgcatcgccttgcgcagcaacgtcgcaaaagtcacgtggatctgccactattgctataagcacaagttcactactgttggccgtggcatacatgacgtctcgcagtctccatcagcgccagcacgtcatctcggagaagacaagaaaggtcatggcttgaagcctccaagtaagcgcactaccgtcgctcctcggaaagaaactctcctcgaacgcgcccttcagaagggctgctctcaggctgttgccaacgagcttaccaacttcaatatacaagagtttaggcttgcggccgttacctggctcgtcgaaaacaacctcccactcttacaattcgaatcatcgtcttttcgcaatatgatacaattagctagcgtagaggcagaacgagccctgtgggcatctcataacagcgtctcacgatacgttatacgcctgtacaactacctgttaccaaaggttgtcgcaagcctttcagaatcaatgagcaaagtccatataagctttgacggatggacgacaaaaggtggcaagcgcggttacttaggtatcgtcgcccactacgttgatagctctggcgagctcagggacttgcctattgcgctcccacaactgacaggtgcccacaccggcgaggccatggctgaggtcgtgatggcaatattcaagcagttcgaaatcactgtgggcaagctcggttacttcgtcctcgacaacgcacataacaacaacaccacgatcaacactctcgccttgcagatgggcttcagcgctaccgagcgtcgccttcgctgcggtcctcatacgcttaatctcattggccagatgctactctggggtgaggagaaagagtcctacgacaacgaggagactgagcgcgtgaacgaagctgagaacatggctacttggcgaggcgatggaccattaggagtgcttctcgcggttatcaactacatcaaaacaccacaacagtacgctctttttgagaagtatcagaagctcgctattagggaccagcctgtcaacgcgccaacagaacagcacaaaatcaaggagcccgtcaagccagttgttactcgctggaactcttacgtttcgtgttttgagcgcgctgttgagttgcaattagcggttaatgggtacgccaactaccatattcagaagattgaaactgaagacgcgtacgcccgaagtcgtaacaacaagctgcctgcagcgccggattggatgaggtctgatgggatcaatgcccatgactggcaggtgattgctgagtatattgatgtgctcaggccactgaaacaagctacaaaacggcttgaaggccgcggcaaaagcggtgcttttggagcaatcgctgaggttattccagtatttgaatacttacttggagtctatgaggaccgcttgcaaagctatgaagacgtcattcacgatgagcatacagagtcacccaaagaccaccttgctatcaacctccgcgctgccctagttaaagcccgcgagtactacaacaagctcgacctctcgccagcttactatgctgctacaatccttcatcctcgctacaaaagctaccttgacgcagcgtgggcggataagcctgattggctagagagcagcaaccgcaagtttcaacatttgtgggcggagtacaaaagcttaccgaagccgcgcttacgccccaaagtcaggcacaatgatatagacgacgctatcaacagctttattgagcctgcagggcttacggagaacgaggaggatgaatatgaggcttggaaacgcagcgaaccgatcgctagcgagggcgtcgaccctataaaatactgggtaggactccgcgatcgctaccccagccttagcaaatttgctatcgacatgctatcaatcccaggctcaagctgtgagtgtgagcgcttattcagcgagctgggtgacctcctcgagccccgtcggcgcagcatttctccgcaacttctagcagcaatacagtgcgatcgacgatggataagagctggatttggcagtggtgaggtgcctgtaaaggaggctatcagcgatgaggagatggacgcgaaatacggtgtacataagtgggatattagctgagaaactcaacaccaaggtttctatataactttcctaatcgggactgagcccatcaagccgagcgagctgacagccctgtttcagccaatccgagcgagccgagcgagctgctggcctccgctcaattggctgagcaagccaattggctgagctcgctcagcttgctcattgacatctgtggCGGAGACATCCAACGAACACTCTCAGTCTCTCCAATCTCTACAGATTGATGAGGACTCGAATTTTCGCAACCCGAAGATGACCCTGCGATGCGATTCAGAACGATTGGTGCATCCACATGGTTACACGGCGTCAACATCGTCTACCGACAGACTGGAACCCCACGAGAAATATGAAACTATGACAAGCGAACACCATGGGTGGCAAACTAGCCGAGGTCAGGGAGGAGCTGAACCGCTTCATTTGCACAGCCAGTCAAATGAGACGGATGGACGGGGCTATAGTGGTTGGCAGTACTACGGGTCCCCGAACGCATGTAGTGGGAAGGAGCACCATATGGACCTACTCCGCACCTCTATTGACGCACAGCAAAACGGACAAGCAGCTCAGAGACACAATTCTTGTCCTGCACTTCCGCAGCCAGTCGCATGTCCCCCCCACTTACGCCCAACGCAATCTTCTCCCAACAGTGCTCAGGCAGGTCCAGAGCCCCAGCTGGTGTCTCCGTACTTCTACTCCCAGGCTCATCCACAACAGACCCAGCTACAACAAAGCCAATATATGGAACATAGCTTTTCCAAGACAGACTCACTCTTTCGGCACGCAATAAGTACACCAGTGTCAAGCATCGCAGAGGTATCAAGGGACACTTCAACAGTTTGTGGAAGTCCCCGGTGGCAGCAGGAACAGACTCTTTATCCCGTCTTCACCCAGCTATATGATATAGGTATTCCATCCGCGTCGAATGTGGCCATGAACATGGAGGAGTGGCAGCATGAGTGGTAAAGGTGAAGTAGATATGATCACAGGTTGATGAAGACGGAACAGTGGACTCTCTCAAACCAATATCTCGGTACTGTCAAAATACAAAACCAGTCATAGGACTCTTATCCTAGTTTTGATTGAAACGATATCTGCAGTCGCTCGCACCTGCTTCTCGGTACAAGCTAATGTCGTCATGTCTTAGTCAGCAACAAAACGGTCAGCCCCTACAGCAGCACCGCTTTTCTGACAGCTCCCTCGCTCTTCTCCATCTGTGCGCCACGATCTATCGTCGATCTCAACGCCTTTCACAGGTAAGGCATAAGTTCAATTGCCTCCGCCCGCTATATTACATCATGCCACCCGCCACCTTGGTTTCGGTGGCGGCTGCCAATACATGTTCCGCCGGGTACTACAGCCTTGTCTCTGTCTTCACTTGATCGGACTGTATCGGGGATCAGCCGCCCTGTTTTCAAGGCGGAGAAACGAAATCAAGTTCTGATGATTATACCCGGTCGTTTCGGCACCTTCTCACAGTGAGGGACGCGGTAAGCTATCTTTTAGATCCGTCTCTCTTAACACCCACTTCATGTACCCGACGCTTCATGTGCCTGCATAAACTCAGAGAATTGCGCGTCCCGAAAATCTGGGTGACAAGCGGCCGGAGGCGAAGTCTAGACTCAAACACCACAAGGGGAAGCAGGTCATACGGGTAACTGCGTGGCACGTCGTACAAGACCAAGCACATCATCAAGGAAGCTGCAATGAACTCTGCACTTTGCATTGTGGCACTGCAGTTACACTAAAACTTTATAGTCTTCGGAGGCGCTGCGAGGCGTCATATACTCCAGTCGTCATTGTTGGTATCATCAGTGGGTGCCTGCATGGGTCTGTACATCTAGTGGGTGGCGTTTGCGACGAGGTTGACTTAACGTACCGCCTACGCTTTGAGCCTCACTTTCAAGGTTCTTCGGTGCGGCATCCGGCATGAGAGATTGACCTTATGGTTTATGATGATCAAATCTGCAGTTTTCGCGACCACCGTTTTGCTGCAGCCAATACTTTGTTCTCACTACATGATCGCAGCACCATGCATAGGCGGAGAACGGCTGAATCGTATCCACCTAGACCAAAGCACTCTCGGGGATCTTACTGCCTCAACAATGGATAGGCATTTTCGAAACAAGTACTCCGCCGAATGCTTTTGTCCGCGTCTCCGCACAACCTGGGGTAACCCACTATAACTCGGAGATGCGAAGTGAAACCCCACAGAGTCACGGAGAAAGACGCTTCCAAACTCCGATTGCATAATCGTAAACCAAACTGTAAAACATGTGTCACACTCGTTTTCTCCCAGCCATTGATTCTGGTGCTCATAACACCCGTCAAAGGTGTCAGCTTACTCCGGTTTATATCCACCCATCGCTCAGAACTAGTTTACCGACTGCGCAGTTTCCAGATGCCGCCCCCATATCTCCTCCTTTCATAGACGGCAGAACCAGTATACCGGGAGCACTAGAGTTACATGACTCGGCGCGCATATACCAGTAAAGCAATTACCAAGAAAGCATATGATATGATTACTGCATATTTGGTATGCAGCTAACGAGTAACGTCGCGTCCTACGCACCCCATGATCTATCATTTACGACATGGGGATAACGAACCATTAGCTCTTAATGGCTGGAACGTAGGTTGGCGAGCTCAACTGCAGGTCTCAGGAAATGCGATACTAGATTGATCGGGAGCGTTTGCATAAACGCGGTTTGCCAATACACTGCTTTAGGTACGCTCTAATCACTCTCAGCAACTCCTAGCTAAATAATATTCACTAGTAGCCCAATGCAAGAACAATTTTGTTCACTAATCCAAACATTCCCTTGCATCGATGGGAAACCCACCACCTATCGCATCCATGTCTCGGGAATACCGCAGTTTTTGTTTCCACGGCCGCCATCTCCCAAAACCATGGCCCGGGATGAGACATGCACGTGGAATTTAACTGGACTACTTACATTCTTATCTGATGTTCCGATCCCAAATACCCGCACTCGGCTCGGATAGAAGGGTGTGGATGTTGAAACATGGATTCCGGCCTGTATGGCTCGGATGCATAATGGGAAGCTTCGTAACGGACTCTCGGGCCATGCATAGTAATCGACATGGTAAGTGATCATCACAAAGATTGGAAAAGTGAGTTGCAGTCGTATGATATATTACAATCAATGACTTGCAGAGTCGATCAATTGACATCCAGTC
The sequence above is a segment of the Pyrenophora tritici-repentis strain M4 chromosome 3, whole genome shotgun sequence genome. Coding sequences within it:
- a CDS encoding Dimer-Tnp-hAT domain containing protein gives rise to the protein MPAKRTRVNALEIATTSKRPRVAARHRGTASQPVLVDTRPFSPSPPPPPLSPRQALVAAPQAPNFEATLRESRAEETIIPPPEGSEHATVAASGAASEAVDEGFVWVEDKYDGFNWSRYPKHCKPPTSLSNRASWVYSHGYRIALRSNVAKVTWICHYCYKHKFTTVGRGIHDVSQSPSAPARHLGEDKKGHGLKPPSKRTTVAPRKETLLERALQKGCSQAVANELTNFNIQEFRLAAVTWLVENNLPLLQFESSSFRNMIQLASVEAERALWASHNSVSRYVIRLYNYLLPKVVASLSESMSKVHISFDGWTTKGGKRGYLGIVAHYVDSSGELRDLPIALPQLTGAHTGEAMAEVVMAIFKQFEITVGKLGYFVLDNAHNNNTTINTLALQMGFSATERRLRCGPHTLNLIGQMLLWGEEKESYDNEETERVNEAENMATWRGDGPLGVLLAVINYIKTPQQYALFEKYQKLAIRDQPVNAPTEQHKIKEPVKPVVTRWNSYVSCFERAVELQLAVNGYANYHIQKIETEDAYARSRNNKLPAAPDWMRSDGINAHDWQVIAEYIDVLRPLKQATKRLEGRGKSGAFGAIAEVIPVFEYLLGVYEDRLQSYEDVIHDEHTESPKDHLAINLRAALVKAREYYNKLDLSPAYYAATILHPRYKSYLDAAWADKPDWLESSNRKFQHLWAEYKSLPKPRLRPKVRHNDIDDAINSFIEPAGLTENEEDEYEAWKRSEPIASEGVDPIKYWVGLRDRYPSLSKFAIDMLSIPGSSCECERLFSELGDLLEPRRRSISPQLLAAIQCDRRWIRAGFGSGEVPVKEAISDEEMDAKYGVHKWDIS